Proteins encoded in a region of the Aminivibrio sp. genome:
- a CDS encoding patatin-like phospholipase family protein — MLTGNSSRERKIGLALGSGAARGMAHIGVLRAFEEAGIRPSMVAGTSIGALVGGIYAAGKLEELTEIALGLDWKKAAGYFLEVSFPRSGLIEGTKVTDFLTEIVGSLDMDVLPVRFASAATDVMTGKEVVIVDGDLVSAIRASISVPGIFTPARRNGSFLVDGGLVDPVPVSVCRALGADVVIAVDLNNGRVKEDQQDGLPEGVLPEGRPGRNGIVAGEIFAWLERKTKGFDAGFLGPVKEWMSRDPTPGIFDVLGSSLRIMEEQIALARLEIDRPDLLIRPSVGNVRFLEFYLAEEMIAEGYRSAKEALAGGTLPEHGRGGASGH, encoded by the coding sequence ATCCTGACAGGAAACAGTTCCCGAGAGAGGAAAATCGGCCTTGCCCTTGGCAGCGGCGCAGCCAGGGGCATGGCCCACATAGGCGTTTTGCGCGCCTTCGAGGAAGCGGGGATCCGTCCCTCCATGGTGGCCGGCACGAGCATCGGGGCCCTGGTGGGCGGCATATATGCCGCCGGTAAGCTTGAGGAACTGACGGAGATCGCCCTCGGCCTCGACTGGAAAAAAGCCGCCGGATACTTCCTGGAGGTCTCCTTCCCCCGCTCGGGGCTTATCGAGGGCACGAAGGTGACGGACTTCCTTACGGAAATCGTGGGCTCCCTGGATATGGACGTCCTTCCGGTGCGGTTCGCCTCCGCAGCGACGGACGTGATGACCGGGAAGGAAGTGGTCATCGTTGACGGAGACCTCGTCTCCGCCATACGGGCCAGCATCTCCGTTCCCGGGATATTCACCCCTGCACGGCGGAACGGGAGCTTCCTGGTGGACGGCGGGCTGGTGGATCCGGTGCCGGTCAGCGTCTGCCGGGCTTTGGGGGCGGATGTGGTCATCGCGGTGGACCTGAACAACGGCCGGGTGAAGGAAGACCAGCAGGACGGGCTCCCGGAGGGAGTGCTCCCCGAAGGCAGACCGGGGCGGAACGGAATAGTCGCTGGGGAAATTTTCGCCTGGCTCGAGAGGAAAACGAAGGGATTCGATGCCGGTTTTCTCGGGCCGGTGAAGGAATGGATGTCCCGGGATCCTACGCCGGGAATTTTCGACGTGCTCGGCAGTTCGCTTCGCATCATGGAAGAGCAGATCGCGTTAGCCCGGCTCGAAATCGACCGGCCGGACCTGCTGATCCGTCCGTCGGTGGGGAATGTCCGCTTTCTCGAGTTTTACCTCGCCGAAGAGATGATCGCCGAGGGCTACCGTTCGGCGAAAGAGGCCCTTGCCGGGGGGACTCTCCCGGAGCATGGAAGGGGCGGTGCTTCCGGGCACTGA
- the cls gene encoding cardiolipin synthase has product MTAGVSFYSFYELSSIAIRIITLCYIPQRHSPNTAMSWLLAIYFWPWPGFLLYAAFGSTALPRERIKRHEVLLRTLAADKATFRRILDDESHWLPEELVRFGALGKKLGDMYITTGNSFLLIDREEDFLKSLCADIDEARESVHLLYYIFALDSMTERLFASLEGASARGVECRLLVDALGAKAFLKKDASRLRSAGVRVEKALPQGLFRRTATTARYDLRNHRKIAVIDGRIGYTGSHNVTEPSYGGKAGGRLWKDLTLRLTGPVVLQLQGVFLEDWYVETRELLPTERVFPRPERTGQAIVQAVPSGPSYPWQNYQRLVVAALHGAKKRVVITTPYLIPDDELIHALETASLGDVRIQLVIPERSDQFVVGSAAKAYFDVLLDMGVEIYLFQENILHSKTMTVDHSLAFMGTSNFDIRSFALNFELNLVLYGTEETSAIRMAQERYIAESRRLTAEEWSNRPRALRVVHGVTKLFSPLL; this is encoded by the coding sequence ATGACGGCTGGAGTGTCCTTTTACTCCTTTTACGAACTTTCCTCCATCGCCATCCGTATTATCACGCTCTGCTACATCCCCCAGCGCCACAGCCCCAACACGGCCATGTCGTGGCTTCTCGCCATCTACTTCTGGCCGTGGCCGGGCTTTCTTCTCTATGCGGCATTCGGCTCGACGGCGCTTCCCCGGGAGAGGATCAAGCGGCACGAGGTCCTGCTCCGCACCCTCGCCGCCGACAAGGCCACCTTCCGCAGAATTCTCGATGACGAATCCCACTGGCTGCCCGAAGAGCTTGTCCGGTTCGGGGCTCTGGGGAAAAAACTGGGGGACATGTACATCACCACGGGCAACTCGTTCCTGCTCATCGACAGGGAAGAGGACTTCCTGAAAAGTCTCTGCGCCGACATCGACGAAGCGAGGGAATCGGTGCACCTGCTGTACTATATCTTCGCCCTGGATTCCATGACGGAGCGCCTCTTCGCCTCCCTTGAAGGAGCGTCGGCCAGGGGGGTGGAGTGCAGGCTCCTTGTGGACGCCCTGGGGGCGAAGGCCTTCCTGAAGAAGGACGCTTCCCGCCTCCGGTCCGCCGGTGTGCGGGTGGAGAAGGCCCTTCCCCAGGGGTTGTTCCGCAGGACGGCCACAACGGCCCGGTACGACCTGAGGAACCACCGGAAGATCGCCGTAATCGACGGCCGCATCGGCTACACGGGATCCCACAACGTCACGGAGCCCTCCTACGGCGGCAAGGCGGGAGGAAGGCTGTGGAAGGATCTCACCCTCCGCCTCACCGGGCCGGTGGTCCTCCAGCTCCAGGGTGTCTTCTTGGAGGACTGGTACGTGGAAACCCGGGAACTCCTTCCCACGGAACGGGTCTTCCCAAGGCCTGAACGGACGGGGCAGGCGATCGTCCAGGCGGTGCCCAGCGGTCCGTCCTACCCGTGGCAGAACTACCAGCGCCTCGTGGTGGCTGCTCTCCACGGGGCGAAAAAACGGGTGGTCATCACGACCCCCTATCTCATCCCCGACGACGAGCTGATCCACGCCCTGGAAACCGCCTCCCTCGGCGACGTGAGAATCCAGCTCGTCATCCCGGAGCGGAGCGACCAGTTCGTCGTCGGTAGTGCTGCCAAGGCCTATTTTGACGTGCTCCTGGACATGGGCGTGGAAATCTACCTCTTCCAGGAAAACATTCTCCACTCAAAGACCATGACCGTGGACCACAGCCTCGCCTTCATGGGGACGAGCAATTTCGACATCCGCTCCTTCGCCCTCAACTTCGAGCTGAACCTCGTGCTCTACGGAACGGAGGAGACATCGGCCATCCGGATGGCCCAGGAACGTTACATCGCGGAATCGCGGCGTCTTACCGCGGAAGAATGGAGCAACCGTCCCCGGGCCCTGCGGGTGGTTCACGGGGTGACCAAGCTCTTCAGCCCCCTTCTCTAG
- a CDS encoding endonuclease/exonuclease/phosphatase family protein produces MRLVLYNIRYGTGTGWGYHFPFPFSGCLRKTEGRFRRISDFISKLKPDLVGLVETDSGSYRQNGECQAELMAARLNADSVFACKYHHESIISRAPLLKSQGNAVVTILPILSSREHYLSRGVKRTLLEVEFRDFTLFLTHLSLGYGARKIQIGEVADRCRQAKKPVILAGDGNMYAGEKELRPLFRKGLFRNANDGNIPTYPSRLPSLALDFVLYSEGIEMKSFRVPRVRYSDHLPLVCDFTAERQDREALAS; encoded by the coding sequence ATGCGACTTGTACTGTACAACATCCGCTACGGCACCGGAACGGGATGGGGCTATCATTTTCCCTTCCCCTTTTCCGGCTGTCTCCGGAAGACCGAGGGAAGGTTCCGACGGATTTCCGATTTTATCTCGAAGCTGAAGCCTGATCTCGTGGGGCTCGTGGAGACCGACTCGGGCTCCTACCGGCAGAACGGGGAGTGCCAGGCCGAACTCATGGCGGCCCGGCTGAACGCCGATTCCGTCTTTGCCTGCAAGTACCACCACGAATCCATAATCTCCAGGGCACCCCTGTTGAAGTCCCAGGGGAACGCCGTGGTGACAATCCTGCCCATTCTCTCGTCCCGGGAGCACTACCTGAGCCGGGGCGTCAAGCGGACGCTCCTCGAGGTAGAATTCCGGGATTTCACCCTGTTCCTGACCCATCTCTCCCTGGGCTACGGCGCGCGGAAAATCCAGATCGGCGAGGTGGCCGACCGGTGCCGCCAGGCGAAGAAGCCCGTCATCCTCGCCGGGGACGGCAACATGTACGCCGGGGAGAAAGAGCTCCGGCCCCTCTTCAGAAAGGGGCTGTTCCGGAACGCCAATGACGGGAATATTCCAACCTACCCCAGCAGACTGCCCTCCCTGGCCCTCGATTTCGTGCTGTACAGCGAAGGCATTGAGATGAAGAGCTTCCGGGTGCCCCGGGTCAGATATTCCGACCACCTGCCCCTGGTCTGCGACTTCACCGCGGAGAGGCAGGACCGGGAGGCGCTGGCCTCATGA
- a CDS encoding class I SAM-dependent methyltransferase encodes MTTVKPESFDDQKELWERSYAGDREFFGPEESIPARWAAEAFRKDGAERILDLGCGQGRDTLFFARRGFFVTAADYSAAALKTLSEEAAARGTASRICTAEADVRKPLPFGDGSFDGCYSHMLFCMALTLKELLFLSSEIRRVLVPRGLNIYTVRHKGDVHWKKGTGRGEDIRELDGYAVRFFDRQTVALLATGFSLEEVEEFEEGDLPRKLFYVVERRLEIPVQGPVA; translated from the coding sequence ATGACGACAGTGAAGCCGGAATCGTTTGATGACCAGAAGGAGCTCTGGGAGCGGTCCTATGCGGGGGACAGGGAATTTTTCGGCCCGGAGGAGAGCATCCCGGCCCGTTGGGCGGCGGAGGCCTTCCGGAAGGACGGCGCGGAGCGGATCCTCGACCTGGGGTGCGGCCAGGGAAGGGATACCCTCTTTTTCGCCCGTCGGGGATTTTTCGTGACGGCGGCGGACTATTCCGCCGCGGCCCTGAAAACTCTTTCTGAGGAAGCTGCGGCCCGGGGAACGGCCTCGCGGATTTGCACCGCGGAGGCGGATGTGCGGAAACCTCTCCCCTTCGGGGACGGCTCCTTCGACGGATGCTATTCCCACATGCTGTTCTGCATGGCCCTGACGCTGAAGGAGCTGCTGTTTCTCTCCTCGGAAATCCGGAGGGTTCTCGTCCCTCGGGGACTGAACATCTACACGGTGAGGCACAAGGGAGATGTCCACTGGAAAAAGGGCACCGGCAGAGGGGAGGATATCCGGGAGCTTGACGGGTACGCCGTCCGTTTTTTTGACCGGCAGACAGTGGCCCTGCTCGCCACCGGTTTTTCCCTGGAGGAAGTTGAGGAATTCGAGGAAGGGGACCTGCCCCGGAAGCTGTTCTACGTGGTGGAGCGGAGGCTGGAGATCCCTGTTCAGGGGCCGGTCGCCTGA